A section of the Triticum dicoccoides isolate Atlit2015 ecotype Zavitan chromosome 7A, WEW_v2.0, whole genome shotgun sequence genome encodes:
- the LOC119333681 gene encoding uncharacterized protein LOC119333681, giving the protein MAAVEQPSPRRSRLHRLAAPPIKVVAGELLAYCTTASPAGRPISSPRFTTLTAGACCRCLSPRVSRQHSTRRRTFTMCVLCCPRTPALCLRQRPEGTSAADAPVFLSHVSMLLQLLSSFHRLCLNDRCHCKL; this is encoded by the exons ATGGCGGCGGTCGAG CAGCCATCACCGCGGAGGAGCCGACTACACCGTCTAGCTGCTCCACCGATAAAAGTTGTCGCCGGGGAGCTGCTGGCATACTGCACGACGGCGTCGCCTGCAGGTCGACCAATATCTTCTCCACGCTTTACAACATTGACTGCTGGGGCGTGCTGCCGCTGCCTGAGCCCCCGCGTGAGCCGCCAGCACTCCACGCGTCGCCGCACCTTCACCATGTGCGTGCTTTGCTGCCCACGGACACCGGCGCTCTGCCTCCGTCAACGGCCTGAAGGAACAAGCGCTGCCGACGCGCCGGTGTTCCTCTCACATGTTTCCATGCTGCTACAGCTACTGTCTTCCTTCCACAG ATTGTGTTTAAATGATAGGTGCCATTGCAAATTATGA